From a region of the Geothrix sp. 21YS21S-2 genome:
- a CDS encoding serine hydrolase: protein MKHPVLAFLLAAAVLPAATPQQELRAALEARFLGDRTGVTVAAALVGDATAEAIVSADALHPARLDAHTAFEIGSVAKTMASALVADLILKGEASLDDPLSKYLPKEAKVPDFEGRPITLAHVLTHRSGLPSLPGRLRPEDDSNPFASLTPAQLLGSLEDVRLDAAPGTRYRYSNFAMMLLSGGLARRAGLDYEALLARDVFKPLGMEDAHIRRTGRNEAQGHASNGRPAGAWDFPVEMAGVGGVRASLADMVRYVEAELGRRESPITAAMRRTQTPLEASMPPVAMNWMIVTVAGRKILYHEGATGGFSSLVALDPDRRRGVVLLADTSLSNLGGLVPMGLSLLDGSVPSPGFPRRPVPPGSGLLEGMTGRYTLPGGTKIALWTKDGGLVAQIEGQPALDLGFDSAGDFYALTLDAVLHPVRGTGGYSFFLRQGGGQVKAERVLADPMDEAALQRLVGKYRASDDFTVKVTRRGTLLYVQGTHQAEVLVEPVDKDIFQAPGAGAEFTFTRDGAGKVVALVIRQNGLTVKAERR, encoded by the coding sequence GTGAAACACCCCGTCCTAGCCTTCCTCCTGGCCGCCGCCGTGCTGCCCGCCGCCACCCCCCAGCAGGAGCTCCGCGCCGCCCTCGAGGCCCGGTTCCTGGGCGACCGCACCGGGGTCACCGTCGCCGCCGCCCTGGTGGGCGACGCCACGGCCGAGGCCATCGTCTCCGCCGACGCCCTGCACCCCGCCAGGCTGGACGCGCACACCGCCTTCGAGATCGGCTCGGTGGCCAAGACCATGGCCTCCGCCCTGGTGGCGGACCTCATCCTCAAGGGCGAGGCGTCGCTGGACGACCCCCTGTCCAAGTACCTGCCCAAGGAGGCCAAGGTCCCCGACTTCGAGGGCCGGCCCATCACCCTCGCCCACGTCCTCACCCACCGCTCCGGCCTGCCCTCCCTTCCGGGGCGCCTCCGGCCCGAGGACGACTCGAACCCCTTCGCCTCCCTCACGCCCGCGCAGCTCCTGGGTTCGCTCGAGGACGTCAGGCTCGACGCCGCCCCGGGCACCCGCTACCGCTATTCCAATTTCGCCATGATGCTGCTCTCCGGCGGACTGGCCCGGCGCGCCGGCCTGGACTACGAGGCCCTCCTCGCCAGGGACGTCTTCAAGCCCCTGGGCATGGAGGACGCCCACATCCGCCGCACCGGGCGGAACGAGGCCCAGGGCCACGCCTCCAACGGGCGCCCCGCGGGGGCCTGGGACTTCCCGGTGGAGATGGCGGGCGTGGGCGGCGTGCGCGCGTCCCTCGCCGACATGGTCCGCTACGTCGAGGCCGAGCTGGGCAGGCGCGAGTCCCCCATCACCGCGGCCATGAGGAGGACCCAGACGCCCCTCGAGGCCTCCATGCCCCCCGTGGCCATGAACTGGATGATCGTGACCGTCGCGGGGCGGAAGATCCTCTACCACGAGGGCGCCACCGGCGGGTTCTCCAGCCTCGTGGCCCTCGATCCCGACCGGCGCCGGGGCGTGGTGCTCCTGGCGGACACCTCCCTCTCCAACCTCGGGGGCCTGGTGCCCATGGGCCTCTCCCTTCTGGACGGCAGTGTCCCGTCGCCCGGGTTTCCCCGCCGTCCGGTGCCCCCGGGCAGCGGCCTCCTGGAGGGCATGACCGGCCGGTACACGCTTCCCGGCGGGACGAAGATCGCGCTCTGGACGAAGGACGGCGGCCTCGTCGCGCAGATCGAGGGGCAGCCCGCCCTGGACCTGGGCTTCGACAGCGCCGGCGACTTCTACGCCCTGACCCTGGACGCCGTGCTCCACCCCGTGCGGGGCACGGGCGGATACAGCTTCTTCCTGCGCCAGGGCGGAGGCCAGGTCAAGGCGGAGCGGGTCCTGGCCGACCCCATGGACGAGGCCGCGCTCCAGCGCCTGGTCGGGAAGTACCGCGCCTCCGACGACTTCACCGTGAAGGTCACCCGCCGGGGCACCCTCCTCTACGTGCAGGGCACGCATCAGGCCGAGGTGCTGGTGGAGCCTGTGGACAAGGACATCTTCCAGGCCCCGGGCGCCGGCGCCGAATTCACCTTCACCCGGGACGGCGCGGGCAAGGTCGTGGCCCTCGTCATCAGGCAGAACGGGCTCACGGTGAAGGCGGAGCGGCGCTGA
- a CDS encoding RNA polymerase sigma factor, translating to MAIAPVPRTPQEEEAALAAGIAAGDEEALQELHRRYAPLVFHLACKSLDRPAAEEITQDVFVAVWRRGASYDPGRGTVRTWLLGIAHNRILDELRSRSRRPGSEGTVDDLELAAQDPLPDEALWRDYQRRAIAQALAALPEAQARALRLAYFSELSHGMVADALHVPLGTAKTRIRSGLRGLYLRLGALVAALLVVLGVPAVIVGQRQRARDARALDVLANSHLRILKLIPPGLASQPETAQHAAFRGVPGRETAVLTLTRFPAPPAGKHYVLWFGPRPVVLPDPDREGKAIAILEGSWLAAPWPAELSITAEAGRPLVPTGPVAVSAAPPSP from the coding sequence ATGGCCATCGCGCCCGTCCCCAGGACGCCCCAGGAGGAGGAAGCCGCCCTGGCCGCGGGAATCGCCGCGGGGGACGAGGAGGCCCTCCAGGAACTGCACCGGAGGTACGCCCCCCTGGTGTTCCACCTGGCCTGCAAGTCCCTGGACCGCCCCGCCGCCGAGGAGATCACCCAGGACGTCTTCGTGGCGGTGTGGCGCAGGGGGGCAAGCTACGATCCCGGGCGCGGGACCGTGCGCACCTGGCTGCTGGGCATCGCGCACAACCGCATCCTGGACGAGCTGCGGTCGCGGTCCAGGCGGCCCGGGTCCGAGGGGACGGTGGACGACCTGGAGCTGGCCGCCCAGGATCCCCTTCCCGACGAGGCCCTGTGGCGGGACTACCAGCGCCGCGCCATCGCCCAGGCCCTGGCGGCCCTGCCCGAGGCCCAGGCCCGGGCGCTGCGCCTGGCCTACTTCTCCGAGCTGTCCCACGGGATGGTGGCCGACGCGCTCCACGTGCCCCTGGGCACCGCCAAGACCCGGATCCGGTCCGGGCTGAGGGGCCTCTATCTGCGCCTGGGCGCGCTGGTGGCCGCACTGCTGGTGGTCCTGGGCGTGCCGGCGGTCATCGTCGGCCAGCGCCAGCGCGCACGGGACGCCCGGGCCCTGGACGTGCTGGCCAACAGCCACCTCCGGATCCTCAAGCTGATTCCCCCCGGCCTGGCCTCCCAGCCGGAGACGGCACAGCACGCGGCCTTCCGCGGCGTCCCGGGCCGGGAGACCGCCGTGCTCACCCTCACCCGCTTCCCGGCGCCCCCCGCCGGAAAGCACTATGTCCTGTGGTTCGGCCCCCGCCCCGTGGTGCTGCCGGATCCCGACCGGGAGGGCAAGGCGATCGCCATCCTCGAAGGGAGCTGGCTGGCCGCGCCCTGGCCCGCCGAGCTGTCCATCACGGCCGAGGCGGGGAGGCCGCTGGTGCCCACGGGGCCGGTGGCGGTCAGCGCCGCTCCGCCTTCACCGTGA
- a CDS encoding ubiquinol-cytochrome c reductase iron-sulfur subunit yields MSTRREFCAGCCLLACGAVLGAQPAPDGEAPLKRTQETRAGMKPGSVRDYRKLGRFFLVADAAGIYALTSVCTHRGCNVNAAGAEGFHCPCHDSEYDPQGRVTEGPARLPLRHLLVREAGGLLEVDVSVSVDPTVRI; encoded by the coding sequence GTGAGCACGCGGCGGGAATTCTGCGCGGGCTGCTGCCTCCTGGCCTGCGGCGCGGTCCTGGGGGCGCAGCCCGCGCCCGACGGGGAGGCTCCCCTCAAGCGGACGCAGGAGACCCGCGCGGGCATGAAGCCCGGATCGGTGCGGGACTACCGCAAGCTGGGACGGTTCTTCCTCGTGGCCGACGCCGCGGGGATCTACGCCCTCACCTCGGTGTGCACCCACCGGGGCTGCAACGTGAACGCCGCGGGCGCCGAGGGCTTCCACTGCCCCTGCCACGACAGCGAATACGACCCGCAGGGCCGGGTCACGGAGGGACCCGCCCGGCTTCCGCTGCGCCACCTGCTTGTGCGGGAGGCCGGAGGGCTCCTGGAGGTGGACGTCTCCGTCTCGGTGGATCCAACCGTGCGCATCTGA
- a CDS encoding metallophosphoesterase, protein MDSGMSRNQFLKMMGVGGLVFATGLPGFGGGGAKGDDFCFVQLSDIHWGFEGPKANPDAAGTFPKAIEAVNSLSPQPDFIIFTGDLTHDTPDGDARRKRMAEFKAQAARLKAPKIFYLPGEHDAGEDRGEAYREAFGPSHYAFSHKGVHFIALDNVSQEGSILGRPQLAWLASEVAKVPRDAPLVIFAHRPLFDLFPDWDWATLDGEDALALLKDHRNVTVFYGHIHQEHHRLTGRIAHHAATSLIFPLPAPGSQPKRAAVPWDPAQPYKGLGFRQVRDVVAGTALRQEISEQALAKFLQAAKVPA, encoded by the coding sequence ATGGACAGCGGCATGAGCAGGAACCAGTTCCTCAAGATGATGGGCGTCGGCGGGCTGGTGTTCGCGACGGGGCTGCCCGGGTTCGGCGGCGGAGGTGCGAAAGGGGACGACTTCTGCTTCGTCCAGCTCTCGGACATCCACTGGGGCTTCGAGGGACCGAAGGCCAACCCGGACGCCGCGGGCACCTTCCCCAAGGCCATCGAGGCGGTGAACTCCCTGAGCCCCCAGCCGGACTTCATCATCTTCACGGGCGACCTCACCCACGACACGCCCGACGGCGACGCCCGCCGGAAGCGCATGGCGGAATTCAAGGCCCAGGCCGCGCGGCTCAAGGCGCCCAAGATCTTCTACCTGCCCGGGGAGCATGACGCCGGCGAGGACCGGGGCGAGGCCTACCGGGAGGCCTTCGGACCCTCCCACTACGCCTTCAGCCACAAGGGCGTCCATTTCATCGCCCTGGACAACGTCTCCCAGGAGGGGTCCATCCTGGGCAGGCCGCAGCTCGCATGGCTCGCCTCGGAAGTGGCCAAGGTCCCCAGGGACGCGCCCCTGGTGATCTTCGCGCACCGGCCGCTCTTCGACCTCTTCCCGGACTGGGACTGGGCCACCCTCGACGGGGAGGACGCCCTGGCCCTGCTCAAGGACCACCGGAACGTCACCGTCTTCTACGGCCACATCCACCAGGAGCACCACCGCCTCACGGGGCGGATCGCGCACCACGCGGCCACCTCCCTGATCTTCCCGCTCCCGGCCCCGGGCTCCCAGCCCAAGCGCGCCGCCGTGCCCTGGGATCCCGCACAGCCCTACAAGGGCCTCGGGTTCCGCCAGGTGCGCGACGTGGTGGCGGGCACGGCCCTGCGCCAGGAGATCTCGGAGCAGGCGCTGGCGAAATTCCTTCAGGCCGCCAAGGTGCCCGCGTGA